The proteins below come from a single Lactobacillus johnsonii genomic window:
- a CDS encoding DUF948 domain-containing protein, giving the protein MSISYGALAGLIAAVAFLILVLFTLPLIVRATKTMKKVDSTMDSVNIAVDDLTKQTAVLMKQSEDLLEKSNALLADVNGKVTELEPVVKAAADLGESVSDINSSSRRMIERFSGMGIRGAGIGIFSSLVSRMFARRKRRRGED; this is encoded by the coding sequence ATGTCAATTTCATATGGTGCATTAGCTGGCTTGATTGCAGCAGTAGCCTTTTTAATCTTAGTCTTATTTACTTTGCCTTTAATTGTTAGAGCAACTAAGACAATGAAGAAAGTTGACTCAACTATGGATAGCGTTAATATAGCAGTTGATGACTTAACTAAGCAAACTGCAGTATTGATGAAACAAAGTGAAGATTTATTAGAAAAAAGTAATGCTCTTCTAGCCGATGTAAATGGTAAAGTAACCGAATTAGAACCAGTTGTGAAGGCAGCTGCAGATTTAGGTGAAAGCGTGTCAGATATTAATTCTTCATCAAGAAGAATGATTGAGCGCTTCTCTGGTATGGGTATTAGAGGAGCTGGAATTGGCATCTTTTCATCTCTAGTTAGTCGAATGTTCGCAAGACGTAAGCGTCGTCGTGGGGAAGACTAA
- a CDS encoding YtxH domain-containing protein, with protein sequence MRKLGGFLLGSVVGLGVGLIAGSLLLPEETTDDVKKKLAENEKLQDLKEKYDKGTEAIKNQLASFPKSVEDDSELKDFDDIVIDDTNKDLGEDEKSDKEAVSDLNNAEKN encoded by the coding sequence ATGCGTAAATTAGGTGGATTTTTATTAGGTAGCGTTGTCGGTTTAGGTGTTGGCTTGATTGCTGGCTCATTATTATTACCAGAAGAAACAACTGATGATGTAAAGAAAAAGCTAGCTGAAAACGAAAAGTTACAAGACTTAAAAGAGAAATATGATAAGGGAACTGAAGCAATTAAGAACCAATTAGCATCATTCCCTAAATCAGTTGAAGATGATTCAGAATTGAAAGATTTTGATGATATCGTAATTGATGATACTAACAAAGATCTTGGTGAAGATGAAAAATCTGACAAAGAAGCTGTTAGTGATCTAAATAACGCTGAAAAAAATTAA
- a CDS encoding aminopeptidase P family protein yields MNLDKLQNWLISTNNDVAYISDPISINYFTRYSMDPHERIFALLAFKDKSAFIFAPELNVEEAKNSAWDGDVYGYLDHENPWSKIADLVNQRIGTPNNIAIEKAHLSVDRLEALRIAFPDSSFTNNVSPFVAEARLRKTPEEVEQLKAAGAEADFAFQIGFNALKNGVTERYVAGQIDYQLKLQKGVMHTSFETIVQAGKNAANPHLGPTMNKIEPNELVLFDLGTMHNGYASDSSRTVAYGEPTAKEKEIYEVDREAQQAAIEAAKPGITASELDAVARDIITKAGYGEYFIHRLGHGIGMNVHEFPQIMEGNDVVLEEGMCFSIEPGIYIPNVAGVRIEDCGVVTKNGFETFTKTSKELKYIPVKD; encoded by the coding sequence ATGAACTTAGATAAGTTACAAAATTGGTTAATTTCAACCAATAATGATGTTGCCTACATCTCTGATCCAATTAGTATTAATTACTTTACTCGCTATAGCATGGATCCTCATGAAAGAATTTTTGCTTTACTTGCTTTTAAAGATAAGTCAGCCTTTATTTTTGCACCTGAGTTAAATGTTGAAGAAGCTAAAAATTCGGCTTGGGATGGAGATGTTTATGGCTACCTAGATCACGAAAATCCATGGTCAAAAATCGCTGACTTGGTAAATCAGCGTATTGGTACTCCAAATAATATTGCTATTGAAAAAGCCCATCTTTCAGTTGATCGCTTAGAAGCATTAAGAATCGCCTTTCCTGATTCTTCATTTACAAATAATGTATCCCCATTTGTTGCTGAAGCACGCTTACGTAAAACACCAGAGGAAGTTGAACAATTAAAGGCTGCTGGTGCAGAAGCAGACTTTGCTTTTCAAATTGGCTTTAATGCCCTTAAAAATGGTGTAACTGAACGCTACGTTGCTGGTCAAATTGATTACCAGTTAAAACTTCAAAAAGGTGTAATGCACACTAGTTTTGAAACAATCGTTCAAGCTGGTAAAAATGCTGCTAACCCTCATCTTGGTCCAACCATGAACAAAATTGAACCAAATGAATTAGTTCTTTTTGACCTTGGAACAATGCATAATGGCTATGCTTCTGACTCAAGTAGAACTGTTGCTTACGGAGAACCAACTGCTAAAGAAAAAGAAATCTACGAAGTTGACCGTGAAGCCCAACAAGCAGCGATTGAAGCCGCAAAGCCTGGTATTACAGCTAGCGAACTTGATGCTGTTGCTAGAGATATCATAACTAAAGCAGGCTATGGTGAATACTTCATCCACCGTCTTGGTCATGGTATCGGGATGAACGTTCATGAATTTCCACAAATTATGGAAGGAAATGATGTTGTTCTTGAAGAAGGCATGTGTTTCTCAATTGAGCCAGGTATTTATATTCCTAACGTAGCTGGTGTTAGAATCGAAGACTGTGGTGTTGTAACAAAGAATGGTTTTGAGACTTTTACTAAAACAAGTAAAGAATTGAAATACATTCCCGTTAAAGACTAA
- a CDS encoding substrate-binding domain-containing protein — MQKQEVTIYDVAREAKVSMATVSRVVNGNNNVRKETREKVLAVIDRLHYQPNAVAQGLASKRTTTVGLIVPDLTNMHFAELSKGIDDIATMYKYNILLSSVGNTLLNEDQVIQNLLNKQVDGVIYMSNLMSESAQEIFKRTNTPVVLAGTADANQNFPSVTIDYKAAEKEALGLLLKNGKKNLALVVGDGKAYVNKDNRFVAYKDFMEEHNLDNVHIYEDARTYEDGYELFEQIKADKVDGIIATRDVTAAGIINAAVEAGVSIPDDLEIISAASTNVAKIVRPQLTTVQQPLYDIGAVAMRMLTKLMSDEELDEAHVILPYTLKQSRSTK; from the coding sequence ATGCAAAAACAAGAAGTAACTATTTATGATGTTGCTCGTGAAGCAAAAGTTTCTATGGCTACTGTTTCAAGAGTAGTAAATGGAAATAATAATGTACGTAAAGAAACACGTGAAAAGGTATTAGCTGTCATTGATCGTTTGCATTACCAACCTAATGCTGTAGCCCAAGGATTAGCTTCAAAGAGAACTACGACAGTTGGTTTGATTGTTCCCGATTTAACGAATATGCATTTTGCAGAATTATCTAAAGGAATTGACGATATTGCTACTATGTATAAGTACAATATTTTACTTTCTAGTGTCGGTAATACTTTGTTAAATGAAGATCAAGTAATTCAAAACTTACTTAATAAGCAAGTTGATGGTGTAATTTACATGTCAAACTTGATGAGTGAAAGTGCACAAGAGATTTTTAAGCGCACTAATACACCAGTTGTGTTGGCAGGTACTGCTGATGCAAATCAAAATTTTCCTAGTGTAACAATTGATTATAAGGCAGCTGAAAAAGAAGCTTTAGGCTTATTATTAAAGAATGGTAAGAAAAACCTTGCTTTAGTTGTTGGCGATGGAAAAGCTTATGTTAATAAGGACAATCGCTTTGTAGCTTATAAAGATTTTATGGAAGAACATAATTTAGATAATGTTCATATCTATGAGGATGCTAGAACTTACGAAGATGGCTATGAATTATTTGAACAAATTAAAGCAGATAAAGTAGATGGAATTATTGCTACTCGTGATGTAACTGCAGCAGGTATTATTAATGCAGCAGTTGAGGCGGGCGTATCCATTCCAGATGACTTAGAAATTATCTCTGCAGCTTCAACTAATGTGGCTAAAATTGTTCGTCCACAATTAACCACTGTTCAACAACCGCTTTATGATATCGGTGCTGTTGCAATGAGAATGTTAACTAAATTAATGAGTGACGAAGAACTAGATGAAGCTCATGTTATCTTGCCATATACTTTAAAGCAATCTCGTTCTACTAAATAA
- a CDS encoding transglycosylase domain-containing protein, which produces MKNLKEKIRKFLTAGPEVKTLQSESDESQWKFYSGIVYLTLRRVFHYFILIAFFGLFLLIGFGGGYALGIVRNQPIPTISELNHQINHAQNSATLYYAGNKKIATVRPDTVTKKASESELTPLVKNAVTATEDENFYIHKGVLPKSLVRAVLSELTGVGVQTGGSTLTQQLVKMQFLTSQTTWRRKVTEMFYAHKIEKHFSKEDILRAYLNAAPYGKNNRGENIVGIKTAAEGIFGKSISELNLPQAAFIAGLPQSPSVYTPYRLNGKVKSDLDLAMRRKDIVLFRMYRNGDISKKAYLAAKKYDLRADFLAPEKAPKQKKQSGYLYNLVMNKSASLLAENLIEQDGLKVSDVKQDTNRYNQYLTSATELLHQKGYHIKTTIRKPLYQTMQQVVKQNKYGQDRTSRDFDSSTNKWVNTTEHVENGSVVIDNATGKVLAFSGGVDFKNSQINHAFDTYRSPGSSIKPYLVYGPAIEHKLISSQTAIADFPTRFGNYIPTDYNSTVENRFISAQEALSKSYNLPAVNLYSKLVNDKNINLRQDMKKLGLNLSKSEFENLGLALGGTDYGFSVADNASAFSNFYNNGKRADPYYIEEIQDPSGRVIYKHKQNPQKVFSAGTSYIMQKMLHQVVTKGTASSLTGTLKFDHKNLIGKTGTSNDYRDIWFNGSTPGITISSWMGYDNFYGHSYNLDSNSSETNLNLWANIANALYKEDPSIFKLNDAPSRPSSVYKNSVLARTGTLPGTVSYDGDNIDLSGKKTTALSLSPAPNATAKFGIGGSTKDYNLFYDYLEGKNNDYGKVLIYTGKTISKKKNINSLFAVADGSTSENAKNYYGKNHEVYRESNNNSSSSTNRNVGANDEQARSTGQGGNNNSSSTTRSTTSTRESPSSSQNNRSESSNANEANEVNSNISPSESAPTSGSASTEATAGDAAADNAPTAP; this is translated from the coding sequence GTGAAAAATTTAAAAGAAAAAATCAGAAAGTTCCTAACTGCGGGGCCAGAAGTTAAAACACTGCAAAGTGAATCAGACGAAAGCCAGTGGAAATTTTACAGTGGTATCGTCTATTTAACTTTGCGCCGTGTTTTTCATTATTTTATCTTAATTGCATTTTTCGGTTTATTTTTACTAATTGGTTTTGGCGGCGGTTATGCACTTGGTATTGTTCGTAACCAACCTATCCCAACTATTAGCGAATTAAATCATCAAATAAATCATGCTCAAAATTCAGCTACACTCTACTATGCTGGTAATAAAAAAATTGCTACTGTTCGACCAGATACAGTTACTAAAAAAGCAAGTGAAAGTGAATTAACTCCCCTCGTTAAGAATGCTGTAACAGCCACTGAGGATGAAAACTTTTATATTCATAAGGGTGTTTTACCTAAGTCCTTAGTTAGAGCTGTCCTTTCTGAATTAACAGGTGTTGGTGTGCAGACCGGTGGGTCAACTTTAACTCAGCAATTAGTTAAAATGCAATTTTTAACTAGCCAGACAACCTGGAGAAGAAAAGTCACTGAAATGTTTTATGCTCATAAGATCGAAAAACATTTTTCTAAAGAAGACATTCTCCGTGCATATTTAAATGCTGCTCCTTATGGTAAAAATAATCGCGGAGAAAATATTGTCGGCATTAAAACTGCTGCTGAAGGTATATTTGGTAAATCAATTTCTGAACTTAATTTACCGCAAGCTGCTTTTATTGCTGGTCTGCCTCAAAGTCCGTCTGTATATACTCCATATCGCTTAAATGGAAAAGTTAAAAGTGATCTTGACTTAGCAATGCGGAGAAAAGACATTGTTTTATTCCGTATGTACAGAAATGGCGACATTAGTAAAAAAGCTTATCTTGCAGCTAAAAAATATGATTTGCGCGCTGACTTCCTTGCTCCTGAAAAAGCACCGAAGCAAAAGAAACAAAGCGGTTATTTATACAATCTAGTAATGAATAAGAGTGCCAGTCTTTTAGCCGAAAACTTGATTGAACAAGATGGTTTAAAAGTATCTGACGTTAAACAAGATACAAACCGCTATAATCAGTACCTAACTAGCGCAACTGAGCTTCTTCATCAAAAAGGCTACCACATTAAAACTACAATTAGAAAGCCACTATACCAGACCATGCAACAGGTTGTTAAGCAAAACAAGTATGGTCAAGACCGAACTTCTCGTGATTTTGATTCTTCTACTAACAAGTGGGTTAATACCACCGAACACGTGGAAAACGGTAGTGTCGTAATTGATAATGCTACCGGTAAGGTCTTAGCATTTAGCGGTGGGGTTGACTTTAAAAATTCTCAAATTAACCATGCCTTTGATACTTACCGCTCTCCTGGTTCTTCAATTAAGCCATATTTAGTTTATGGCCCAGCTATAGAGCATAAGCTTATTTCAAGCCAAACTGCAATTGCTGACTTCCCCACCAGATTTGGTAACTATATTCCAACTGACTATAACTCAACTGTTGAAAACAGATTTATTTCAGCTCAGGAAGCTTTAAGTAAGTCTTATAACCTTCCTGCTGTAAATTTATACAGTAAGTTAGTTAACGATAAAAATATCAATCTGCGTCAAGATATGAAGAAATTAGGCTTAAATTTAAGTAAGAGCGAATTTGAAAACTTAGGATTAGCTCTTGGTGGTACTGATTACGGTTTTTCAGTAGCCGATAATGCTAGTGCCTTTTCTAACTTCTATAACAATGGTAAACGTGCCGATCCATACTATATTGAAGAAATTCAAGATCCATCCGGTCGAGTAATCTATAAGCACAAACAAAATCCACAGAAAGTCTTCTCTGCAGGCACTTCCTACATTATGCAGAAGATGCTACACCAAGTAGTAACTAAAGGAACAGCCTCAAGCTTAACTGGTACCCTGAAGTTCGACCACAAGAATCTAATTGGTAAAACTGGAACCAGTAATGATTATCGTGATATTTGGTTTAATGGATCTACTCCTGGAATTACAATTTCTAGTTGGATGGGCTATGATAACTTCTACGGTCATTCATACAACTTAGATTCTAATTCTAGTGAGACTAATTTAAATCTATGGGCCAATATTGCTAATGCATTATATAAGGAAGATCCATCGATCTTTAAATTAAATGACGCACCTAGCCGTCCAAGCTCTGTTTATAAAAATAGTGTCTTAGCAAGAACAGGAACATTACCTGGAACAGTAAGCTACGATGGCGATAATATTGATCTTAGTGGCAAAAAAACTACTGCATTAAGTCTTTCACCAGCACCAAATGCAACTGCTAAATTTGGTATTGGTGGCTCAACTAAAGACTACAACCTCTTCTATGATTACTTAGAAGGTAAAAATAATGACTATGGTAAAGTCTTAATCTACACTGGTAAGACGATTTCTAAGAAAAAGAATATTAATAGTCTCTTCGCTGTAGCTGATGGATCAACTTCAGAAAATGCAAAAAATTATTATGGCAAAAACCATGAAGTTTATCGTGAATCTAATAATAATTCTTCTTCCTCAACTAATCGGAATGTAGGAGCCAATGATGAACAAGCTAGGAGTACAGGACAAGGAGGAAACAATAATTCTTCCTCAACTACGAGAAGTACCACTTCTACGCGTGAGTCTCCTTCTTCATCTCAAAATAACAGATCAGAAAGTAGTAACGCTAATGAAGCTAATGAAGTAAATTCAAATATTAGTCCAAGTGAAAGTGCTCCTACTAGCGGATCTGCTAGCACAGAAGCTACTGCAGGTGATGCGGCAGCAGATAATGCTCCTACTGCTCCATAA
- the pepV gene encoding dipeptidase PepV, protein MEELDYKKLAQEKKDAILNDLKELIAIDSSEDLNNTSKEYPVGPGPVKAMKKFLSFAKRDGFDTENFDNYAGRINMGSGDKRVGIIGHMDVVPAGEGWKTDPFKMTIKDGKIYGRGSADDKGPSLAAYYGMLILKEHGFKPKKKIDFVLGTNEETNWVGIDYYLKHQPAPDVAFSPDAEFPIINGEQGIVTLKLDFKFDPSQGDVKLWTFQSGIATNVIPQTAHAQLEGDIDGIKEKFDLFLKEHKLEGKAEMLSGRLALTLTGHGAHASAPETGRNAATYLALFLDGLNFDGQAKNFLHFLATVEHKDFNGKKLGIFHHDDLMGDLTSSPSMFNFEGQNAYLLNNVRYPQGIEPEEMVKNINEKFGDILDARVEGSAEAPHYVPGDDPIVKTLLSVYEKQTGKKGHEVIIGGGTYGRLFKHGVAFGAQPEGAPLVMHQPNEYMKVDDLINSIAIYAEAIYELTK, encoded by the coding sequence ATGGAAGAACTAGATTACAAAAAATTAGCTCAAGAAAAAAAGGATGCTATTTTAAATGATTTAAAAGAATTAATCGCAATTGATTCTTCTGAAGATTTAAACAATACCAGTAAAGAATATCCTGTTGGTCCTGGCCCAGTTAAAGCAATGAAGAAGTTTTTATCTTTTGCTAAGCGCGATGGTTTCGACACTGAAAATTTTGATAACTATGCAGGTCGAATCAATATGGGTTCTGGTGACAAACGTGTAGGTATTATTGGACATATGGATGTTGTTCCTGCTGGCGAAGGCTGGAAGACTGATCCATTTAAGATGACTATTAAAGATGGAAAAATCTATGGTCGTGGTAGTGCTGATGATAAAGGACCTTCTTTAGCTGCTTACTATGGAATGCTTATCTTAAAGGAACATGGATTTAAACCTAAAAAGAAGATTGATTTTGTCCTTGGAACTAATGAAGAAACTAATTGGGTAGGAATTGATTACTACCTCAAGCATCAACCAGCTCCTGATGTTGCCTTCTCACCTGATGCTGAATTTCCAATTATCAACGGTGAACAAGGAATTGTTACTCTAAAGCTTGACTTCAAATTTGACCCAAGCCAAGGTGACGTTAAGCTTTGGACGTTCCAATCCGGTATTGCTACTAACGTCATCCCTCAAACTGCTCATGCCCAACTTGAAGGCGATATTGACGGTATTAAAGAAAAATTTGATCTTTTCCTTAAAGAACACAAACTTGAAGGTAAGGCTGAAATGCTTAGTGGTCGCCTTGCATTAACATTAACTGGTCATGGTGCTCATGCATCGGCTCCTGAAACTGGTAGAAATGCTGCTACTTACCTTGCCCTCTTCCTTGATGGTCTTAACTTTGATGGCCAAGCAAAGAACTTCCTACACTTCCTAGCAACTGTTGAACATAAAGACTTCAATGGTAAGAAATTAGGCATTTTCCACCATGATGATTTAATGGGTGATTTAACCAGTTCACCAAGTATGTTTAATTTTGAAGGTCAAAATGCATACCTCTTAAACAATGTTCGCTACCCTCAAGGTATTGAACCAGAAGAAATGGTGAAAAATATCAACGAAAAGTTTGGTGATATTTTAGATGCTAGAGTTGAAGGCTCTGCTGAAGCTCCACACTATGTTCCTGGCGATGATCCAATTGTTAAGACACTTCTTTCTGTTTATGAAAAACAAACTGGTAAGAAGGGACATGAGGTTATCATTGGTGGTGGTACATACGGCCGGCTATTCAAACATGGTGTAGCTTTTGGTGCTCAACCAGAAGGTGCCCCACTTGTTATGCACCAACCAAATGAATACATGAAAGTTGATGATTTAATTAATTCAATTGCTATTTATGCCGAAGCAATTTATGAATTAACTAAGTAA
- a CDS encoding glycerophosphodiester phosphodiesterase: MKTSRLYFLALFFSLIFIFESGFLVIGHRGNPSKYPEETIQSDNSAFADGADYVELDLHVSKDNVLVVSHDRDLSRVVGSPVIVSQNNFSYLNTLKQANGESIISLDQLFDYYKDKPNTKFLLETKKTKHNSPKNMEELLASSIKKYHMQDRVMIHSFSAPSLKTMSQLLPDVPRIFIVGSLQRINFDVLSYVNGINISSDLVTQNPKLISQLHALHQKVFVWAEMNESPKLWNWLINNDVDGVVTNFPARGYKYKLAKSGTKKYTVNKDGIYFGRTPTGVSVNPYLNVKTSKQISFLQPVHVSSAAIASGQTFYQIGDKEFIPADLVSLDLQPEWILPYWNLSIINPTQNPIFTYNKPDRQSGKKAQLMPNKRYKILGVSGGVNDLWLLTDYGWIKSSKILYYGLFNKNTFAYKNYQKLDPAYRQTNVALFPYLPVEKVPIKNFWSTYSDVNAVIFNQR, translated from the coding sequence ATGAAAACAAGCCGGCTTTACTTTTTAGCCCTTTTTTTTAGTTTAATTTTTATTTTTGAATCTGGATTTCTGGTTATCGGACACCGAGGCAACCCCAGCAAATATCCAGAAGAAACAATTCAAAGTGACAACTCAGCTTTCGCAGATGGTGCAGATTATGTTGAACTTGATCTCCATGTTTCAAAAGATAACGTCTTAGTCGTTTCTCATGACCGCGACTTAAGCCGAGTTGTTGGATCACCAGTTATTGTATCACAAAATAATTTTTCCTATTTAAATACCTTAAAGCAAGCTAACGGTGAGTCAATCATTTCGCTAGATCAATTATTTGATTATTATAAAGATAAACCTAATACTAAGTTCCTTCTTGAAACGAAAAAGACTAAACATAATAGCCCTAAAAATATGGAGGAGCTTCTTGCTAGCAGTATCAAAAAATATCATATGCAAGATCGGGTCATGATCCATAGCTTTTCTGCCCCTAGTCTAAAGACTATGAGTCAATTATTACCTGATGTACCTAGAATTTTTATTGTTGGCTCTCTGCAAAGAATTAATTTTGATGTATTAAGCTATGTAAATGGAATTAACATTTCATCTGATTTAGTCACTCAAAATCCTAAACTTATCAGTCAGCTTCATGCTCTACATCAAAAAGTATTTGTTTGGGCCGAAATGAATGAATCACCTAAATTATGGAACTGGTTAATTAACAATGATGTAGATGGAGTTGTAACGAACTTTCCTGCAAGAGGCTATAAATACAAATTGGCCAAGAGTGGTACTAAAAAATATACTGTTAATAAAGATGGTATTTACTTTGGGCGTACTCCAACTGGAGTCAGCGTAAACCCATATCTAAATGTGAAAACTTCAAAGCAAATTAGTTTCTTACAACCTGTCCATGTTTCTTCAGCTGCTATTGCATCAGGACAAACTTTTTATCAAATTGGTGATAAGGAATTTATTCCTGCAGATCTAGTTAGCTTAGATTTGCAACCTGAATGGATTTTGCCGTATTGGAATTTAAGTATTATTAATCCTACCCAAAATCCAATTTTCACTTATAATAAACCTGATAGGCAGTCTGGTAAAAAAGCCCAACTCATGCCTAATAAACGCTATAAAATATTAGGTGTAAGTGGCGGAGTCAATGATTTATGGCTTCTTACTGACTATGGCTGGATAAAGTCTTCTAAGATCTTATATTATGGCTTATTCAATAAGAACACTTTTGCCTATAAAAATTATCAAAAACTTGATCCAGCTTATCGTCAAACCAATGTTGCACTATTTCCTTATTTACCAGTAGAAAAAGTCCCAATTAAAAACTTTTGGTCGACTTATTCTGACGTAAATGCTGTAATATTTAATCAGAGATAA
- a CDS encoding bifunctional metallophosphatase/5'-nucleotidase, with the protein MEKLRIVHTNDLHSHFEQFPKIKRYLHQAQNDKSVDQTFTFDAGDFMDRSHPLSDATEGQANIKLMNEFNYDAITIGNNEGISNSHAVLEKLFDHANFPVVLANLREEDESMPKWCTPYKIFETKKKTRIAVVGLTAAYPMTYGPNHWHVKLISDTLDKLLPKIKDQYDMLIIVSHIGLRVDRYIAHHYPEVDLIVGGHSHDYLAKGEKVNNTWITQTGKWGQHIGDISVELNDEHQVLSIKPNTVTTDDLPSLDSDQKQIVNWHQKGEQMLKARKIAYLPGKFDHDKMAAIQVSLDAISEFAGTDVAVLNSGLFLKPFHQGVLTEADLQAALPHPMHVVQTKLLGSDVWRMVMEMEKNRHFLSKFALKGMSFRGKIFGNLVYKGIQVDHASRTVYINGKEIDPEKEYTLALLDHYVLIPFFPTISIMGKNKFLFPNYLRTVIGNYLKKKYPINKEKEK; encoded by the coding sequence ATGGAAAAATTACGTATTGTTCATACTAATGACCTACATTCACATTTTGAACAATTTCCTAAAATAAAAAGATACTTGCATCAAGCTCAAAATGATAAGAGCGTTGATCAAACATTTACTTTTGATGCTGGTGATTTTATGGATCGATCACATCCTTTGTCTGACGCAACAGAAGGACAGGCTAACATTAAATTAATGAACGAATTTAATTATGATGCAATTACCATTGGAAATAATGAAGGTATTTCAAATTCTCATGCAGTTTTAGAAAAATTATTTGATCACGCTAATTTTCCCGTTGTATTAGCTAACCTACGTGAGGAAGATGAGAGTATGCCAAAGTGGTGTACTCCCTATAAAATATTTGAAACCAAAAAGAAGACTAGAATTGCAGTTGTTGGTTTAACAGCTGCATATCCAATGACCTATGGTCCCAATCATTGGCATGTGAAGTTGATTTCTGATACTTTAGATAAATTACTGCCGAAGATAAAGGATCAATATGATATGTTAATTATTGTTAGTCATATTGGTTTAAGGGTGGATCGATATATAGCACATCATTATCCTGAAGTAGACTTGATTGTTGGCGGACATAGTCATGACTATTTAGCAAAAGGTGAAAAAGTAAACAATACTTGGATTACTCAGACAGGAAAATGGGGTCAACATATTGGTGATATTAGTGTTGAATTAAATGATGAGCATCAAGTATTATCAATTAAACCAAACACTGTCACTACCGATGACTTACCAAGTTTAGATTCCGATCAAAAGCAAATTGTAAATTGGCATCAAAAAGGTGAGCAGATGCTTAAAGCACGAAAAATTGCTTATTTACCAGGTAAATTTGATCATGACAAGATGGCAGCAATTCAAGTTTCACTTGATGCAATTAGTGAATTTGCTGGAACTGATGTTGCTGTCTTGAATAGTGGTTTATTTTTAAAACCATTTCATCAGGGAGTTTTAACGGAAGCCGACTTACAAGCTGCTTTGCCTCATCCAATGCATGTGGTACAAACTAAGCTGCTTGGAAGTGATGTTTGGCGCATGGTAATGGAGATGGAAAAAAATCGTCATTTTCTAAGTAAATTTGCACTTAAGGGAATGAGTTTTAGAGGTAAGATTTTTGGAAATCTTGTATATAAGGGGATACAAGTTGATCATGCAAGTAGAACGGTTTACATTAATGGAAAAGAAATTGATCCTGAAAAAGAATATACACTTGCATTGCTTGATCACTATGTTTTGATTCCATTTTTCCCTACAATTTCAATTATGGGTAAAAATAAATTTTTATTCCCCAATTATCTAAGAACCGTAATAGGAAACTATTTAAAAAAGAAATACCCAATAAATAAAGAGAAAGAAAAATAA
- a CDS encoding YutD family protein — translation MEYKEADKDQPLYHPLAHVIINEDIVMINGRAYEIIANVKDALDIEMLKEKYDPYLDQYDYLVGDVSSEHLRLKGFYDENDRVAIDKKANAIVDYLEEYCNPGSAYFILRLAQENQIKKIAFGRQNKRKSTNNNRYRAKRPYFKERRVHKTKIGSHKTAVKFQRGNHKNKSFVIKKRKG, via the coding sequence ATGGAGTATAAAGAAGCAGATAAAGACCAGCCGCTATATCATCCTTTAGCTCATGTCATTATTAATGAAGATATTGTAATGATTAACGGGCGAGCGTATGAAATTATAGCTAATGTAAAAGATGCTCTAGACATTGAAATGCTTAAGGAGAAGTATGACCCTTATTTAGATCAATATGATTATTTAGTAGGGGATGTATCAAGTGAGCATTTGAGATTAAAGGGCTTTTATGATGAGAATGATCGCGTTGCAATTGATAAAAAAGCTAATGCAATTGTGGATTATTTAGAAGAATACTGTAATCCTGGTAGTGCATATTTTATTTTGCGCTTAGCTCAAGAAAACCAAATTAAAAAAATTGCTTTTGGTAGGCAAAATAAGAGAAAGAGCACAAACAATAACCGCTACCGTGCAAAGCGCCCTTACTTTAAAGAAAGACGCGTTCATAAAACAAAGATTGGCAGTCATAAGACAGCAGTAAAATTTCAACGTGGAAATCATAAAAATAAAAGCTTTGTAATTAAGAAGAGAAAGGGATAA